Genomic window (Drosophila ananassae strain 14024-0371.13 chromosome 3L, ASM1763931v2, whole genome shotgun sequence):
AATCCTTACTTGTCGCTGCCCAGCAGCCGGTAGGTCCGACTCATGTCCTTGATCTCCTGCGTCACCTCGCCATTGCGCAAGGACTTACCCTGCATGCCGTGCTTGTGGAATGCCAAAACGCTGTCCGGTAAACAAACTGAAAAAGAGACGAAGAGATTGCGTGAGAAGATCAGTTTTAAGGGATCACTTCCGGGCATACCAATGCTGTCCACGTTAAAGTCAAAGTTGAGCTGCGATACCATCTTCTTGTGCTGCTTCGGGTTGCCCTGCAGCGTTACCACCTGCATCACATTGCCATAGCAGACCAGGATGGCGTCCTTCTCCACCTGGTGCACGCGCACCACCTTCAGCAGGTCGCGTCGCGGCACCATCGTGGCCATGGCGTCATACTCCAGGTCCTCCGAATGGAACCAGCTGGCACCTGTGGGGAAAGAGCTCTTGTAACACTCCCATTCGAAATAGTGGTCGCCAGTCTTACTGTTCATGTTGATCAGCTCCAGCTTGAGGCAGCCGTTCATGGCCTTCCTCACTCCTGTGCACACAATGGGGTACTCCAGCTCCGGCGTGATGATCATCTCGAAGACTGGCGTGTGCCCGTTCTGGACGCAGCCGTGGCCTCCGCCCTGGATGCTGATGGCCGGCCACTCGCACTGCTTCAGCAACATGAACTTGTTGAGCGGATCGTACCACTGCATCAGAAAGATGCCGCTGGGCGTGGCCCCGCACAGGTATTTATAGCCGTTGTACGGATTCCGCGTCACACAGCACTGGGTGCAGCCCTTGGTGTCCGGGACCTTGGTGGTCAGCGCGAACTTCCTCGGCACCAGTCGCTCCGGAATCTTGTTCATGTGCAGAGAGAAGCGAACCGTTTGCTTGGAATGCAAGGCCACTAGGTCGTGCCGGTAGAGCTGACAGGATTTTCCTGCGAAAGGGAAGAGGTGGTTAGAAGAAGGTTGGGGTTTACACGAGGAGGTTTACCCACCCGACAGACTCATCAGCACATCCTTGATCACATACAGCCAGGTGGTACGGCGCGGAAAGAGCTGATCGATCGCCGCGTCGTGCAGTTCGTTCATGTTCAGGTTGTAGATGCCCTCCTCGGCACCGATCAGGAGGTGCTGGTCCCGCGTCTCCGGGTGGATCCACGAGGCGGTGCAGTGCACCCGCAGTGGGCAGCCGTTGAATATCTTTGAGAAGCAGGCGCCCATGTGGACCTTCGGGGTGGGCGGCAGGCCGTTGGATATGGGCCGGGGAGGAGTGTGCCGGCGCTTATGAGAGCGCTTCGGCGGCACCGGCGGAGTGTTGTTCAGTAGATCCGGTTGCGCCTCCTTCTCCACTGtaagtagttttttttttggagcttATACTTGGACACACTACTCTTGATTGGCCTACCTTCGTCATCGTCCTGAGTACCACCATCGCTGAGGCTGCGTGTCCTCGAGGACTTTCCCATATCGTTTATCAGTCCAATCAGCTGATCCATGGAGCTATGGCGCCGAGGCGAGTCCTCCAGACCGTTCTGGGGATGACAAGAAAGAGGATAATGAATGGATTTTGGTTGTCAAGGCAATGTCTCACCTGGTTGCTCTCGTGCCGGTAATCACAGTTGTTTCCTGGCGAAGGCGCCTCCCCGGAACTGCTCCTCAGCAGGTTCTGGTAAAGGTGCGAGGAGCTGCTCGTCGAGGGTCCTCCATCCGCTGCTCCGGAGCTCGCCGCCCCGGCCGCTCCCCTGTCTCCCCTGTTGGAATGCAAGTAGCCGTCGCCGGCGGACTGGATGGCCGTTGTGGGACTGGCCTCCAGCTCGTGCTTGTCCAGGAGGCCGTTGGAGCCGACTCCGCCGCTGGTGGTGTTGCCGCCGCCGTTAACAGCGCCActggtgctgctgccgcttactcctcctcctcctcctcctcctacgCCGAcactgccgctgccgccgatCGCATCGCCGCTAGAATTATCGAGTAGTAGGAGGCGATTATAAAACGAGGCTGATGAGAGGCTGGATGAGATTGGTGGCCCGTGGCCGTGACCGTGGCCATGCCCATTGGGCGAGGGATGGGCGGCCATGGAGGCCTGCGACGCCTGGGCCGCGGCGGCCGAGCGGTAGTTGCTGCTGTACCGCAGATAGTGCGCCGCGGAGGCAGAGCAACCCGAACCGGAACCGGACCCCAACCCGTTGCCGGAACCTGGaacggcggcggcagcagcattgTTCATGGCCACGTCGGCAGCCACCAGATCGGCCTCGTCCCGGTCGCCATCGATGCTAGTGGTGCGCAGATTGGACAGACCGAGACCCATGGCCGGGCCATAACCCAGGCCCTGGCCGCATCCCAGGTGggatcctcctcctccgacgCCGGCGCCGCCGACTCCCTGGTGGCCTCCCAGGTAGGAGGTCAGCGAGTTGCAGTTGGCATTGGAGGTCACCGAACCACTGGACATGGACGAGGTCAGAGCGGTGCTGCTCGATGGGTGGTGGTTATGGTGTTGGTGGTGCGACAGATGCTGCAGCGGTTTGGACGTGggttggtggtggtgctgctgctgcaactgGTGGTGCTGATGCAGAtgctgattctgattctgattcagGTTTTGGTTCTGATGGTGATGATGGTGCTGATTCTGATGCTGATGGGTTGAGATGGTGGTGCCTCCGCCTGCCCCGGCCCCAttgccactgctgctgctgctgccgttcGCCCCGCtgcctgctcctgctccagatcctgctcctcctcctactCCTCCTCCCGAGCCGCCGCCATTGTGGGAGCAGCTGCACTCGGCGCCGAGTGAGTCTTTGGTGTCGTTCAGTGGCAAGGTCGCTCTGTAGAGCGTTTACAGACAAGCGGAGCGGTACGCGAGGTCGCAAGGTCGCAAGGTCGCGTTAGAGAGAGTGGGAAGAGAggcgaaagagagagagaaaagaAAGCCGGGTGAGGCTATATTTCTGGTTTGATTCTGGGGGTGAGCGTGGTGGGGTGGGTGCACAGAAAAAAATGGATCAAACTTAAAACCGATATGTTTCCAGTGTCCTGGCGCATCCTCTTCTCCAAAGACTActaataaatgaaataattgaaataaacATATCGATTCTATGGCTGATTGATCTTGATGCTCTTTCTGTAGGGGTCTCGGGTGGGTTGGCTctgtggtgggtggtggtgttgTGTGGCGCGGTAGGAGGGCGGAGCAGGGTCCTGGCGCCCAGCTCCTGTATGCGGGAAGGGGCTCTGGTGCATGCACTTCTGGACTTCGCAGTGAGTGTCTatggctgtggctgtggctgtgggTGTCTCTGTGTCTGTGGGTGTTAAGTTGTGGCCAAACACATGCAATCGAAATGATAAACTCTCCGGGACAACCGCAAGCCCTTCCCAGAGGACCGAGGGGCAACCCAGGCAGGGGTGTTAAGCGGATTACgcttttaatgaaattatttgCGGCCCTGGGCCGGCAGTAGTTTCTGGTCGCTTTTTACGGGGCgcagataaataaataaataaactaatatGAAGCCATAAATTATGCATGAGATGCAAAGCACAACTGCCTCAAagacacacagatacagatacactcCCGAAAGCACACATGGGGATGCGacgggaaatggaaaatgggaaatggaaaatgccTGAATAGAAGATTGCCTCGCACATGAATGCACAGAAATACACAACATAGAGTGATGAAGAGAACACAGAAGCGATGCCAAAgaaagcaaaaaattaaacaaaaacagtaCTCGGAGCACCAATAAAAAAGCGTAGGCAAAAAAGCCTGGAAAATTAATTCCTAaaacaaaatgcaaacaattttCCTCAAAATAAGCAAACAGCTGCCGGGCAGCGCCACAGAGAGGGGGGGATAGAGGGCGCCACAGACAGAGAGATAGAGAGCTGGACGGCCGAAGAAAAAGCATTTCCCATTTGGCGAATTAGTTTTGCGAATTTTCAGTTGATGTTAGcataattgcaatttgttttccATTGCCCCATGGCGGGGCCAGGGACGGCACCGGAAAACAAGGTCCTTCCAAGATTAGCCCAGCAATTCCTCTCCCAATCACTGAGCTGCCAATTGGCGCCGAGGTGGACAGGACAGGATCCGGCAGTGGCCGGCAGGACTACGTGCGGCATTACTTGTTTGCACTGGCCAGGGTCCTGGTCCAGGTCCTggccaataataataataacaataaaagcAATGTGACGCCCATTTGCACACacatcaaataaataaacaataaacattgGAAAAAGGTTAGCCAGGACCAGGGACCAGGGAGCAAGGACCCGGGACAGGACGACAAATCGAGCGCATTTCATGGACCCATCGGGGCATAAATTCTGCCCAAAATACAACCCAATTGTTCTGTATAAATTAGTTAAGAACTGTTTTCTGGTTTCAGCCTTAaaaccgaaaataaaataataattgagcCATCGACGGGTCGATTCGGGCGTCCCACAGTGCGTATGCGTACTGCTAGTCCTGCACATCCTTCTCCCTAGGCTCCCCGATAGACAAAGGAGGAAAGTTAGGCAGCAGAGCGAACAAAGCCCAAACAATGGCCGCAAAACAAAGAATTCCGGCAAACAAAGAGCCAGGACGGGAGGATAACTAACTTATAAGAAGGAACCGAGAACTGAGAACCGTAACTTAATATGGTTTAAATGGGAGGACTGGGCCgagcctggcctggcctggccagaAAGTAATGAAAATGTTGCTATTTTTTGGCCTGGACACGGCCACATGGGCCGTAATAAAGCAAGGTGGCCACAAGACGAGCTGCTCCTCCTGGTTCATAATGATAATGATGCTGGTGGTTTGCATCTCCGTGAGTGAGTGCCTTGTATCTCAAGGATGCCGGTGCGTGGGTGGAAAAAAATAAGCGAGAAACTTGCTTAATCGCCGAGATGAACTCAACTAAATCAGAGTCAGGCAACGAGTAAGAGGGGACCTTAAACTTAACCAGCTAATACTTAATCTAAGAGTGTCGGTTGGTATCGGTGCGTGGGTGGCTAATGATGTGGTGGGGTGGGGTTAGTGGGTCAGTCTGAGCTATGAGCAGAGCCAGTTGGTGGTTCATGGGGGAGCTTGAGATCGAGAGTCTGGGGATTCGTATACGTGGGTTGGTGTAGTTACCTTAGCTTCAGCTCCTCATCAATATACTGTAAGAGGCTCCTACAAAaatcaaatacaaaaaacaaagatacggaaaggaaaataaaatcaaaatttcaTTGTGTTAGGTTTCTCGCACAAACAGAATCCAAGAAACAAAATTACAAAAGTTCGAAAGTAGGAAACGTAATCAAGGTTAGTTAAGAAAAGTATCTGAAAACGGGCATCCGAAAATAGGGATCTACGGCTACTGGTCAGATTGTCAGAGAAAGcattaataaaatatcaaaaatacaTATTTGCTGAATAAATCAGTGTGTGGTAGTATTCTTAGGTCTACTTTCCCATCAATAGGCAGCCACTGCGGATGGGAAATCAAAGCTTCCAGGGGGGGGCGGCCTTCCGGGGGAAGTCCTGCCGCCTTCACGCCCAATTAATCGCATCAGCTAATTTTCCATGTTCATAACTCTGGCCTAATGTCATCTGGCGCAGCCCATTTCCCCACTTTGCCAGCCCATAAACgggatattaaaaaatgtgGCATTCCCCTCTCCCTACCCTCTAGCTAGCTCCTTTTCCCCCAATCTGGAGCTCCCTCCTAGGCAATTAATAAGGAGCCcctttgttttttgttattcGGGTTGCTTCGGAGAAACAAAAAAGCGAAAATAACTCTTGTTGTACTTTCTGCTTATGACGGTTTAAATGAAATTAACCATGACGGTCGAACAGCCCCAAGGAGAAAGGCGTAAGACCAGCCAGCTGCCAGCCTTTCTGCAAACTTTTCGGGCGCCACAAAGCGGCGGAAGTGGGTGGTGGTGTCACGTAGGGTGGAGGCGGTGTGGTGGCGGCGTGGCACTTAGCCAGCAAGTCGCTTGTAAGTAACGCTCAGTACATAGAAATTGGCGCAGCCGTTTTTATGGCTTCAATAAAATTGGGCAAGCAGAATCAAAGGAACAGATGACAAAGTGGCAAggggcaagtggcaagtggcaagagGCAGGCAGCAAGAGGCATGGGTGGTGGCAGATTTGTAGGAgcactcgcactcgcactcgcaTGCACATAGGCGGAGAATAGGGCGGAGCGACTTGGCTTTGTTGTCTGTGACGCCACTCGAGTGGCGGCTGCCGCAAAGTGTTTGCACATAACTTAAGCTGAGCACTCCGCCAAGCCAACTCCGCCTCCCCACCCGCCTTCGATCTGTGGAGGGCTTATTAAACGAGCCATGTTCCCCTCCATCATCAGCGGGGCAACAATGTGTAATCATTTAAAATGACAAATGGCGCCCCATCAACAGAAATTCATTGCTTGTCTCGCTAGTCTCTTCTAGATTACTACCAGATCGCTCTACATTTCACAAATATCTCACTCCCAGCCCCTCTGATGGCGCTGCACTTTCCTGACACGCTGCGTATACTTGATGTGCCTCCTCCTGCCACTCGCTCCAGTGCTCCGACTGCGTTAATTGATTTCCTGGAAAGTTTGCGCCCCGCCTGGCCCTCTTTGAAGTCCTGCCATCTATCTGCTACTCAAGCTGCTCCTGTAGCCCCAATCCTTCATCCTGCGCCGGTGCTGATCCGGAGCTGAGACTGCTTATTACTATTATGTTCTGCAGAACACTCGGCCGAGCAGCTCTCGCTCCGCCGTAATTACTTCTGGCTGGCAATTAAACAGCCCGCAAGTTTGAAGCCCGCCCCGGGAAATGCCAGGCAaccaggcaggcaggcagccaGGTTGCAATTATACATGGGGATTGGGACTGGGAACTGGGAGCTGGTAACTGGGATTCGCACTCCGTCCGGCTGGAGTGGATGAAAAATTCACAAGTCGGAATTTTCGGAGCGGACACGTAGCGGCAACTAAGCGCAAGCGTGTGTGGTAGCCATGCAGTAGTCATGGAAGTGCATAGCAAAAATATACGAAAGTAAATACAACAGCTCCCGGTCCCGGACTCAGACTCGGACCCGGACGCGGACTCCGGGAACCGGGGAACGTGCAGCTGAAAAGCGACTAAGTTCGCAGCAGCAAATTGCACAGCAGCGCGCGTGCCGCGGCCTCAAGTTGGGCTCCTCGCCTTACGTGTTTGTTTCTTGTTTCTGGCCAGCTCGGGCCGTAAAAAGCGCAACATGCAATGCAGCTAACCTTAAAGACATGTTCATAATCAGCGTGCCGCTCAATTTCGGTCTAGTCCTAGAAAGAGGAGAGAGGAAACGGAGAACTATGAAATTGTTGCACCAATTCGCGAAGGCTGATGGCCGGCCCCCTGCGGAAAGCATCCCGAGACGCTGCTCAGATGCGGCTAAGAAGTGGCAGTGTGTACAGAGTGTGTGAGAAGATAGTGTCGAACTGAAACCCAAGCACCGAAACTGAAGCGGAAATCGCAATCGGGAGAAACCATAGACCAAACCATAGCATAGATGCAGGCAAAAGGTGGAGCAGAAGAGGTTGTGGCTTCACTTACATGTCACTGGGTAACGTTTCGGGACTAGAAGATCGCTCGTTCCACGTGGAGTTCGTCGTCATGCCTACGGCGGAATAATTACAGAATAAGTTTTGGAATAACTTTGGGGCTAGCACCTCCACCTACCTGTTTTCAGTGTGTGGTTCTGGGCTGGAACCCCGTTTGCGCGCGACGTCATCTTGCTGGCAATGCGCTGCGGCACGCTGGCTACCGCCTGGAAGAAAAACAGAACAGAAAGGGGGACTTAGGATACACCATCCCTTACGAAGCGACAAAGTTTCCGGCCGCGATAGCATCTCATAAATCAAAATCATATTGGGATCTGCGAGCGTGATGCCGCGGCTAAGTAATGTTTAAAAATCTACAGGCTGGAGAACTTATTTGCCAGCGTCTAGCAGCTTTCGCAAAAAGTTTGCAAAACATTCTCACAAATTGAAGATTTATGACTCGGCTGGCTCGTGCCAGCCCAAGTCTCCCGAAATTCCTTTAAAATGGCCTCGCCAAGTGCTGCGCCGTCGTTAAACTTAAATTTGAGGAGGCAGTTGTCCTCAAACAGCTTCGGACTAGGCCTCGGCCGAGCCTGTCTAGACGACGACTTTGGCGGCAAATTAATTAGGCCGGAGACCGGGACTGGCCCTGAGTCGCCTCTGAGGTGGAACTCCTAATGGCGCACTAAATCTTTGACCAGAGCAGAGCTCAAGAAAACTTGCCCCAGGCGGTCTCCGCTTTTCTCGCTACTTTGCCACTAAAAGCGTAAATAAATTACACCGATGGAAGGTGCGGCATGCTACCTGGTGCATGCTACACAGTTGGTACATAGTCGTCCTCACCTCCTCATCGCCGTCGAGATAATAGCAGAACTGCTGGTTGGGACTCTGGTACTTCTGCAGGAGCTCCTTGGCCACCCGCAAGGACATCTCGCACTGGACGAACGGATGCTGGAGCAGGCGCTCGGCGGTGGGTCGTTTCTTTGGGTTCTTCGTCAGGGCCGTCTTGATGAAGTTGTGGAAGGTGGGGCTCCACTTGTCCTTGTTGTTCAATGTGGGTGGCTTGAAGCCGCTCTTCGACATCAGGAAGAGGGCGCGCATCGGATGCAGGTCGAACATGGGCGGTTGCAGTTCAGCGAGTTCTGTTTACGGAAAACACATACTTAGTTTTTCTTACTtaggtttaaaaaaatagttattatTGCCATGACTATCAATTAAGCTGACGCCGTTTTTTAGCCGacaattcaattaaaacaaCACACTTTCACACTCACCGATTGCAGTTATGCCACAGGCCCAAATATCACATAATTGATTGTAGCCACCCTTGCGCTCCACGGCGGCCACTTCGGGAGCCATCCAGTAGGGTGTGCCTGTCGGGGTTGAATAGGAggttgaattaaaaaaatagataataCATAATACAGTTACATAATTGTTGCATTCATCTCTGGCCCGCTAATTATGCCGCGTGCGCATTTAATTTCATTGCCGCCGATTATGTCCGTGTCATTTATTCATTCGTCCTGGCgccgttttttaatttaattaggCTTTTTATGCTCCAAAGCGAGTGCCAAAGCGAACAATTGTGCGAATAAACAAATCGCTGAATTATGCAGCAATCAAATCCGAAACCGAGAGGCATTCGCGACACATTTTGCGCTTCATTCGGGCGCACGTTTTATGATCCAGCCCCTGTCTCTGCCCCTGCCACGGAGGAGGGCTCTAATGCGtccattactcatacgccatgcTGGCCGTGCAACAATATTGccccgccagcagcagcagcatctgcTGGAGTAGTTTGCCATCCcgagaaaattaattttccgcCTTCTCCCCCGCTCGGGGAGCGAGTTCTGTGGCAGTTAAttctattttcaatttaattaaaccACAACGAAGGTGGAAAATCAAGTTTCGAGCCAGGCCTTTGATGCGAGTTTAAGTTTGAGTCGCAGGACGACCTCCTGCCGCCCGAGCCTCCCACCCTCATAGCTCGACAAAGTCGGGGATTCCTCTGCAGCTCGcatgcattttaattaaaggGCAACACAAAGAGATCCATTGCGGCGCCTGATACCGATACTGATCCACAAACAGGACGCAGGGA
Coding sequences:
- the LOC6494441 gene encoding mitogen-activated protein kinase kinase kinase kinase 5 isoform X3, encoding MAGAHSHHNANLLSSDISRRNPQDEYELIQKIGSGTYGDVYKAKRIQSNELAAIKVIKLEPSDDIQIIQQEIIMMRDCRHPNIIAYYGSYLRRDKLWICMEFCGGGSLQDIYQVTGPLSEVQIAYMCRETLKGLEYLHSMGKMHRDIKGANILLTEYGDVKLADFGVSAQITATINKRKSFIGTPYWMAPEVAAVERKGGYNQLCDIWACGITAIELAELQPPMFDLHPMRALFLMSKSGFKPPTLNNKDKWSPTFHNFIKTALTKNPKKRPTAERLLQHPFVQCEMSLRVAKELLQKYQSPNQQFCYYLDGDEEAVASVPQRIASKMTSRANGVPAQNHTLKTGMTTNSTWNERSSSPETLPSDIATLPLNDTKDSLGAECSCSHNGGGSGGGVGGGAGSGAGAGSGANGSSSSSGNGAGAGGGTTISTHQHQNQHHHHHQNQNLNQNQNQHLHQHHQLQQQHHHQPTSKPLQHLSHHQHHNHHPSSSTALTSSMSSGSVTSNANCNSLTSYLGGHQGVGGAGVGGGGSHLGCGQGLGYGPAMGLGLSNLRTTSIDGDRDEADLVAADVAMNNAAAAAVPGSGNGLGSGSGSGCSASAAHYLRYSSNYRSAAAAQASQASMAAHPSPNGHGHGHGHGPPISSSLSSASFYNRLLLLDNSSGDAIGGSGSVGVGGGGGGGVSGSSTSGAVNGGGNTTSGGVGSNGLLDKHELEASPTTAIQSAGDGYLHSNRGDRGAAGAASSGAADGGPSTSSSSHLYQNLLRSSSGEAPSPGNNCDYRHESNQNGLEDSPRRHSSMDQLIGLINDMGKSSRTRSLSDGGTQDDDEVEKEAQPDLLNNTPPVPPKRSHKRRHTPPRPISNGLPPTPKVHMGACFSKIFNGCPLRVHCTASWIHPETRDQHLLIGAEEGIYNLNMNELHDAAIDQLFPRRTTWLYVIKDVLMSLSGKSCQLYRHDLVALHSKQTVRFSLHMNKIPERLVPRKFALTTKVPDTKGCTQCCVTRNPYNGYKYLCGATPSGIFLMQWYDPLNKFMLLKQCEWPAISIQGGGHGCVQNGHTPVFEMIITPELEYPIVCTGVRKAMNGCLKLELINMNSASWFHSEDLEYDAMATMVPRRDLLKVVRVHQVEKDAILVCYGNVMQVVTLQGNPKQHKKMVSQLNFDFNVDSIVCLPDSVLAFHKHGMQGKSLRNGEVTQEIKDMSRTYRLLGSDKVVALESQLLRTGSLGSEEGHDLYILAGHEASY
- the LOC6494441 gene encoding mitogen-activated protein kinase kinase kinase kinase 5 isoform X1, with translation MAGAHSHHNANLLSSDISRRNPQDEYELIQKIGSGTYGDVYKAKRIQSNELAAIKVIKLEPSDDIQIIQQEIIMMRDCRHPNIIAYYGSYLRRDKLWICMEFCGGGSLQDIYQVTGPLSEVQIAYMCRETLKGLEYLHSMGKMHRDIKGANILLTEYGDVKLADFGVSAQITATINKRKSFIGTPYWMAPEVAAVERKGGYNQLCDIWACGITAIELAELQPPMFDLHPMRALFLMSKSGFKPPTLNNKDKWSPTFHNFIKTALTKNPKKRPTAERLLQHPFVQCEMSLRVAKELLQKYQSPNQQFCYYLDGDEEAVASVPQRIASKMTSRANGVPAQNHTLKTGMTTNSTWNERSSSPETLPSDMTRPKLSGTLIMNMSLRSLLQYIDEELKLRATLPLNDTKDSLGAECSCSHNGGGSGGGVGGGAGSGAGAGSGANGSSSSSGNGAGAGGGTTISTHQHQNQHHHHHQNQNLNQNQNQHLHQHHQLQQQHHHQPTSKPLQHLSHHQHHNHHPSSSTALTSSMSSGSVTSNANCNSLTSYLGGHQGVGGAGVGGGGSHLGCGQGLGYGPAMGLGLSNLRTTSIDGDRDEADLVAADVAMNNAAAAAVPGSGNGLGSGSGSGCSASAAHYLRYSSNYRSAAAAQASQASMAAHPSPNGHGHGHGHGPPISSSLSSASFYNRLLLLDNSSGDAIGGSGSVGVGGGGGGGVSGSSTSGAVNGGGNTTSGGVGSNGLLDKHELEASPTTAIQSAGDGYLHSNRGDRGAAGAASSGAADGGPSTSSSSHLYQNLLRSSSGEAPSPGNNCDYRHESNQNGLEDSPRRHSSMDQLIGLINDMGKSSRTRSLSDGGTQDDDEVEKEAQPDLLNNTPPVPPKRSHKRRHTPPRPISNGLPPTPKVHMGACFSKIFNGCPLRVHCTASWIHPETRDQHLLIGAEEGIYNLNMNELHDAAIDQLFPRRTTWLYVIKDVLMSLSGKSCQLYRHDLVALHSKQTVRFSLHMNKIPERLVPRKFALTTKVPDTKGCTQCCVTRNPYNGYKYLCGATPSGIFLMQWYDPLNKFMLLKQCEWPAISIQGGGHGCVQNGHTPVFEMIITPELEYPIVCTGVRKAMNGCLKLELINMNSASWFHSEDLEYDAMATMVPRRDLLKVVRVHQVEKDAILVCYGNVMQVVTLQGNPKQHKKMVSQLNFDFNVDSIVCLPDSVLAFHKHGMQGKSLRNGEVTQEIKDMSRTYRLLGSDKVVALESQLLRTGSLGSEEGHDLYILAGHEASY
- the LOC6494441 gene encoding mitogen-activated protein kinase kinase kinase kinase 5 isoform X2 — translated: MAGAHSHHNANLLSSDISRRNPQDEYELIQKIGSGTYGDVYKAKRIQSNELAAIKVIKLEPSDDIQIIQQEIIMMRDCRHPNIIAYYGSYLRRDKLWICMEFCGGGSLQDIYQVTGPLSEVQIAYMCRETLKGLEYLHSMGKMHRDIKGANILLTEYGDVKLADFGVSAQITATINKRKSFIGTPYWMAPEVAAVERKGGYNQLCDIWACGITAIELAELQPPMFDLHPMRALFLMSKSGFKPPTLNNKDKWSPTFHNFIKTALTKNPKKRPTAERLLQHPFVQCEMSLRVAKELLQKYQSPNQQFCYYLDGDEEAVASVPQRIASKMTSRANGVPAQNHTLKTGMTTNSTWNERSSSPETLPSDMSLLQYIDEELKLRATLPLNDTKDSLGAECSCSHNGGGSGGGVGGGAGSGAGAGSGANGSSSSSGNGAGAGGGTTISTHQHQNQHHHHHQNQNLNQNQNQHLHQHHQLQQQHHHQPTSKPLQHLSHHQHHNHHPSSSTALTSSMSSGSVTSNANCNSLTSYLGGHQGVGGAGVGGGGSHLGCGQGLGYGPAMGLGLSNLRTTSIDGDRDEADLVAADVAMNNAAAAAVPGSGNGLGSGSGSGCSASAAHYLRYSSNYRSAAAAQASQASMAAHPSPNGHGHGHGHGPPISSSLSSASFYNRLLLLDNSSGDAIGGSGSVGVGGGGGGGVSGSSTSGAVNGGGNTTSGGVGSNGLLDKHELEASPTTAIQSAGDGYLHSNRGDRGAAGAASSGAADGGPSTSSSSHLYQNLLRSSSGEAPSPGNNCDYRHESNQNGLEDSPRRHSSMDQLIGLINDMGKSSRTRSLSDGGTQDDDEVEKEAQPDLLNNTPPVPPKRSHKRRHTPPRPISNGLPPTPKVHMGACFSKIFNGCPLRVHCTASWIHPETRDQHLLIGAEEGIYNLNMNELHDAAIDQLFPRRTTWLYVIKDVLMSLSGKSCQLYRHDLVALHSKQTVRFSLHMNKIPERLVPRKFALTTKVPDTKGCTQCCVTRNPYNGYKYLCGATPSGIFLMQWYDPLNKFMLLKQCEWPAISIQGGGHGCVQNGHTPVFEMIITPELEYPIVCTGVRKAMNGCLKLELINMNSASWFHSEDLEYDAMATMVPRRDLLKVVRVHQVEKDAILVCYGNVMQVVTLQGNPKQHKKMVSQLNFDFNVDSIVCLPDSVLAFHKHGMQGKSLRNGEVTQEIKDMSRTYRLLGSDKVVALESQLLRTGSLGSEEGHDLYILAGHEASY
- the LOC6494441 gene encoding mitogen-activated protein kinase kinase kinase kinase 5 isoform X5; this encodes MAGAHSHHNANLLSSDISRRNPQDEYELIQKIGSGTYGDVYKAKRIQSNELAAIKVIKLEPSDDIQIIQQEIIMMRDCRHPNIIAYYGSYLRRDKLWICMEFCGGGSLQDIYQVTGPLSEVQIAYMCRETLKGLEYLHSMGKMHRDIKGANILLTEYGDVKLADFGVSAQITATINKRKSFIGTPYWMAPEVAAVERKGGYNQLCDIWACGITAIELAELQPPMFDLHPMRALFLMSKSGFKPPTLNNKDKWSPTFHNFIKTALTKNPKKRPTAERLLQHPFVQCEMSLRVAKELLQKYQSPNQQFCYYLDGDEEAVASVPQRIASKMTSRANGVPAQNHTLKTGMTTNSTWNERSSSPETLPSDMSLLQYIDEELKLSGDAIGGSGSVGVGGGGGGGVSGSSTSGAVNGGGNTTSGGVGSNGLLDKHELEASPTTAIQSAGDGYLHSNRGDRGAAGAASSGAADGGPSTSSSSHLYQNLLRSSSGEAPSPGNNCDYRHESNQNGLEDSPRRHSSMDQLIGLINDMGKSSRTRSLSDGGTQDDDEVEKEAQPDLLNNTPPVPPKRSHKRRHTPPRPISNGLPPTPKVHMGACFSKIFNGCPLRVHCTASWIHPETRDQHLLIGAEEGIYNLNMNELHDAAIDQLFPRRTTWLYVIKDVLMSLSGKSCQLYRHDLVALHSKQTVRFSLHMNKIPERLVPRKFALTTKVPDTKGCTQCCVTRNPYNGYKYLCGATPSGIFLMQWYDPLNKFMLLKQCEWPAISIQGGGHGCVQNGHTPVFEMIITPELEYPIVCTGVRKAMNGCLKLELINMNSASWFHSEDLEYDAMATMVPRRDLLKVVRVHQVEKDAILVCYGNVMQVVTLQGNPKQHKKMVSQLNFDFNVDSIVCLPDSVLAFHKHGMQGKSLRNGEVTQEIKDMSRTYRLLGSDKVVALESQLLRTGSLGSEEGHDLYILAGHEASY